In the genome of Haemophilus pittmaniae, one region contains:
- the lysC gene encoding Rz1-like lysis system protein LysC (LysC is an Rz1-like component of a phage lytic system, substantially overlapping although not fully embedded in the gene for the Rz-like LysB component.), which produces MLAACSTTPKIIKQPILCPQVAECAPFTVTIKTNGDLANAYLQSQQKLSVCIVENQALKKCIDEFNQQEKQ; this is translated from the coding sequence ATGTTAGCGGCGTGTTCAACCACACCAAAAATCATTAAACAGCCAATTCTATGTCCGCAAGTCGCTGAATGTGCGCCTTTCACCGTCACAATTAAAACAAACGGCGATTTGGCGAACGCCTATCTACAAAGCCAACAAAAGCTAAGTGTATGCATTGTTGAAAATCAAGCATTAAAAAAATGCATTGATGAATTTAATCAGCAGGAAAAACAATGA
- a CDS encoding TraR/DksA C4-type zinc finger protein — protein MTDQFDRAQELEQMTRDIALQKHCTFKAVSRLYCEDCDTPIPEKRRQLIQGVTRCVDCQQKYEMQQRNFRK, from the coding sequence ATGACAGATCAATTTGACCGTGCGCAAGAACTCGAACAAATGACACGTGATATTGCGTTACAAAAACACTGCACTTTTAAAGCAGTAAGTCGCCTTTATTGTGAAGATTGTGACACTCCAATCCCTGAAAAACGCCGCCAATTAATTCAAGGCGTAACCCGTTGCGTGGATTGTCAGCAAAAATATGAAATGCAACAACGGAATTTCAGAAAATGA
- a CDS encoding phage tail protein, with amino-acid sequence MKKPNQLRKILEQSHQDFVKNPDRLQLYVDGGQVVATGRTSLSFEYRYTLNIIITDFAFDIASLIVPINAYLRKNQPELFENPQRRENAFKFQMDYNNNNTADVSIEIQLTERVVAKQVGENVQMTYATEPTAPEWEQLGKVKVYLGEIEENNLIFKGGNNG; translated from the coding sequence ATGAAAAAGCCAAACCAACTGCGCAAAATCCTTGAGCAAAGTCACCAAGACTTTGTTAAAAATCCTGACCGCTTACAGCTTTATGTTGACGGCGGTCAAGTTGTTGCGACAGGCCGCACATCACTGAGTTTTGAGTATCGTTACACGCTAAACATCATCATCACCGATTTTGCCTTTGATATTGCAAGCCTAATCGTGCCGATTAATGCGTACTTACGAAAAAACCAACCTGAACTATTCGAAAATCCGCAACGCCGTGAGAACGCCTTTAAATTCCAAATGGATTACAACAATAACAACACGGCGGATGTGTCTATTGAAATCCAACTTACCGAACGAGTTGTGGCAAAACAAGTGGGCGAAAACGTGCAGATGACTTACGCCACAGAACCAACCGCACCGGAATGGGAACAGTTAGGAAAAGTGAAAGTGTATCTAGGCGAAATTGAAGAAAATAATCTAATTTTTAAAGGTGGGAATAATGGCTAG
- a CDS encoding phage virion morphogenesis protein — MASVEEIQAKLTALINNLSPQSRRQLARNIGQALRKNQQARIARQENPDGTAFEPRKPRKEFGKKKGRIKQKAMFAKLRTARYFKIQSNANEVSVGFNGSSATIANVHQYGLQGTVNKNKGIKVQYAQRELLGFSESDVELIENLIIEQLSL, encoded by the coding sequence ATGGCTAGTGTGGAAGAAATCCAAGCAAAACTGACCGCACTTATTAATAATCTCTCACCGCAATCCCGCCGCCAGTTAGCACGCAACATTGGGCAAGCTTTACGAAAAAATCAACAGGCACGCATCGCACGTCAAGAAAACCCAGACGGAACAGCATTTGAGCCGAGAAAACCAAGAAAAGAATTTGGCAAAAAGAAAGGGAGAATTAAACAAAAAGCCATGTTTGCGAAGTTGAGAACGGCAAGATATTTCAAAATTCAGAGTAATGCCAATGAAGTGTCGGTTGGGTTTAATGGGTCAAGCGCCACAATTGCAAACGTGCATCAATACGGCTTACAAGGCACGGTGAATAAAAACAAAGGTATCAAGGTGCAATATGCCCAGCGTGAATTGCTAGGCTTTTCGGAAAGTGATGTGGAATTGATTGAAAACTTAATTATTGAGCAACTAAGTCTTTAG
- a CDS encoding phage tail tape measure protein, whose protein sequence is MNNLQLTVLLNAIDKISAPLRNANKQVSALSQKLKENKAIRAQLTKQDKETESAIKKYATTLNPLKNRLSAVNQELAQAQQKSKHYAQQLAAAKNPTNEFRAKVLNAQQAVKKLKDEQAQAALKLRQARQELNASGLSAKTLAQRQDALKSKLKGANQQIRQQEAALTKLNAKQAAYNRYRGQVETLKDISGKAQMVGAQASAAGATITAPLAKSVSDFMNFEDAMVGVARQVQGLKDNTGKFTPEFDEWKNKIQALSTELPLTTVEIANMIESAARMDVPKEQLEEFVRLNTQMATAFDAANPDELTENFGKVSKNWNLSIQDSKELADSINYLDDNAISKGDAIIGFMNRLGGISAVAKITDKNVAALGSTLMTFGSDESSAANAVSSTFSRLSRATTMKPVKRGLKALGLDSSKIQKGMVKDAQGTLMTIIERIKTIPEHLRSSVLTDIVGGNYGDEIIKLVKNTDEWKRQIALANDELAKGSMNREFQTRMKALSSTWGIFKNQIFNLNSTIGGTLAPTLDSLMKKIGGLIDKGNKWIQAHPKLAKNMLLVAGAIGGSLTVFGAFAFALSFVLYPIARLFLGVSKLNILLPKFAGKISGVGGTIARWLLSPLKLLPMLLSMTGIAFMATALLIYKYWDKVKAFFGGFWEGLKSGLAPVLEKFQPLGTAFGVVVGWIEKAVKWFTDFLSPVQSTKEDLDAAASAGKKFGEWVAFGIDLALTPLQLLIDGVKWLIDNLPKINEQNQKAKALRDETMKAAFGNGVLGQTMSAMANIPEYATGGYTGNGGKYQPMGIVHGGEYVMTKEATNRLGVATLNALNYGKQALIAGGLGIGLATAAPIQVDNRPSISARPSISQTMQPMAVNITINAQAGQNERQIAQLVAAEIERINRQQQARMRSRMTDRG, encoded by the coding sequence ATGAATAATTTACAACTCACTGTTTTATTAAATGCCATTGATAAAATTTCAGCCCCCTTGCGCAATGCAAATAAGCAAGTGTCTGCGCTTTCTCAAAAGCTAAAAGAAAACAAGGCTATTCGCGCACAATTAACAAAACAAGATAAAGAAACAGAATCGGCTATCAAAAAATATGCAACAACACTCAACCCTTTAAAAAATAGATTGAGTGCGGTAAATCAAGAACTCGCGCAAGCTCAACAAAAATCTAAACATTATGCGCAACAGCTTGCTGCGGCTAAAAATCCAACAAATGAATTTCGTGCTAAGGTCTTGAATGCCCAACAAGCAGTAAAAAAACTCAAAGATGAACAAGCGCAAGCTGCACTCAAATTGCGCCAAGCACGCCAAGAATTAAACGCCTCAGGGTTGTCAGCAAAAACACTCGCCCAGCGACAAGACGCACTCAAAAGCAAATTAAAAGGCGCAAATCAACAGATTAGACAGCAAGAAGCGGCATTGACTAAACTTAATGCTAAACAAGCTGCTTACAATCGTTATCGAGGGCAAGTCGAAACATTAAAAGACATCAGTGGAAAAGCGCAAATGGTTGGGGCGCAAGCATCAGCGGCAGGTGCAACCATCACAGCGCCTCTTGCAAAATCCGTAAGTGATTTTATGAACTTCGAAGATGCCATGGTGGGAGTGGCAAGACAAGTACAAGGATTAAAAGATAATACCGGAAAATTCACGCCTGAATTTGACGAATGGAAAAATAAAATTCAAGCCCTATCCACGGAATTGCCACTAACTACCGTCGAAATCGCAAATATGATTGAATCAGCAGCTCGGATGGATGTACCAAAAGAACAGCTAGAAGAGTTCGTGCGATTAAATACACAAATGGCAACGGCCTTCGATGCGGCAAATCCTGATGAACTTACTGAAAACTTTGGTAAGGTGAGTAAAAACTGGAATTTATCTATCCAAGACTCAAAAGAATTGGCTGATTCGATTAACTATCTTGATGACAATGCTATTTCGAAAGGTGATGCCATTATTGGTTTTATGAATCGCCTAGGCGGCATTAGTGCGGTAGCAAAAATTACCGATAAAAATGTTGCCGCACTTGGTTCTACTCTTATGACGTTTGGTTCCGATGAAAGTTCAGCAGCAAATGCGGTCAGCTCCACATTTAGCCGACTTTCTCGAGCGACAACCATGAAGCCGGTAAAAAGAGGATTAAAGGCATTAGGGCTAGATTCAAGCAAAATTCAAAAAGGTATGGTAAAAGATGCTCAAGGCACACTGATGACCATCATAGAGCGCATAAAAACTATTCCGGAGCATTTACGATCTTCCGTCTTGACCGATATTGTAGGTGGAAACTATGGCGATGAAATTATAAAACTGGTGAAGAACACCGATGAATGGAAACGTCAAATTGCCTTAGCCAATGACGAATTAGCAAAAGGCTCAATGAACCGTGAATTTCAAACTCGGATGAAAGCTCTTTCATCGACATGGGGTATTTTTAAAAATCAAATTTTTAACCTGAATTCAACCATTGGGGGCACGCTTGCGCCGACACTGGATTCATTAATGAAAAAGATTGGCGGACTGATTGATAAGGGTAATAAATGGATTCAGGCACATCCAAAACTTGCTAAAAATATGTTATTAGTTGCAGGCGCAATCGGCGGATCGCTCACAGTGTTTGGCGCATTTGCTTTCGCACTAAGTTTCGTGCTTTATCCTATTGCTCGCCTATTTCTTGGGGTAAGCAAACTCAACATCCTTTTACCAAAATTCGCAGGGAAAATTAGCGGTGTAGGCGGAACGATTGCAAGGTGGCTACTTTCGCCACTTAAACTATTGCCAATGCTTCTTTCCATGACAGGCATCGCTTTTATGGCAACTGCATTGCTGATTTACAAATACTGGGATAAAGTCAAAGCCTTCTTTGGTGGTTTTTGGGAGGGATTAAAATCAGGTCTCGCCCCTGTCCTTGAAAAATTCCAACCACTAGGCACCGCATTTGGTGTGGTCGTTGGATGGATTGAAAAAGCAGTGAAATGGTTTACTGATTTCTTATCCCCAGTACAAAGTACCAAGGAAGATTTAGATGCTGCAGCCAGTGCAGGCAAAAAATTTGGCGAATGGGTAGCCTTCGGTATTGATTTAGCGTTAACACCATTACAACTGCTAATTGATGGCGTGAAGTGGTTGATTGATAATCTACCTAAAATCAACGAGCAAAATCAAAAAGCCAAAGCCTTAAGAGACGAAACTATGAAAGCCGCTTTTGGAAATGGCGTACTCGGCCAAACTATGTCAGCCATGGCAAACATACCTGAATATGCCACAGGCGGTTATACCGGCAACGGCGGTAAGTATCAGCCGATGGGGATTGTCCACGGTGGTGAATATGTCATGACCAAAGAAGCCACAAACCGTCTAGGCGTAGCAACGCTGAACGCCTTAAATTACGGCAAACAAGCCTTAATTGCGGGCGGTTTAGGTATCGGACTTGCCACAGCCGCACCAATTCAGGTGGATAACCGCCCGTCAATTTCGGCACGGCCAAGCATCAGCCAAACCATGCAACCAATGGCGGTCAATATCACCATTAATGCACAAGCAGGGCAAAATGAGCGACAAATCGCTCAACTTGTCGCCGCAGAAATTGAACGCATAAACCGACAACAACAAGCAAGAATGCGAAGTCGAATGACTGATCGGGGATAA
- a CDS encoding phage baseplate assembly protein V, with protein MSADNNRRIESIIRFGLIAEVDYAQAKARVKCGEILTDFIPFITLRAGTTKTWSPPTQGEQCIILAASGELTTACIITGLYTQNSPSHSADEHVIEFADGAKITYNQANGDLVVTGIKTANIKADNQIHIECLTVNIKGNVNIDGNLSTTGTTKSKGEISTQSNVSASGDIKGGKISLQNHVHVAQGEKARTSKATV; from the coding sequence ATGTCAGCCGATAACAACCGCAGAATTGAAAGCATCATCCGCTTTGGCTTAATTGCCGAAGTCGATTATGCACAAGCAAAAGCACGGGTAAAGTGCGGTGAAATATTGACGGATTTCATCCCCTTCATCACCTTGCGAGCCGGCACGACAAAAACATGGTCACCGCCAACACAAGGCGAACAATGCATCATCTTGGCGGCAAGTGGTGAACTGACAACAGCGTGCATCATCACAGGGCTTTACACTCAAAACAGTCCAAGCCATTCAGCCGATGAACACGTGATCGAATTTGCAGACGGCGCCAAAATCACCTACAACCAAGCAAACGGCGATTTGGTTGTGACAGGAATAAAAACCGCCAACATTAAAGCCGATAATCAAATCCATATTGAATGCCTCACTGTCAACATTAAAGGCAATGTGAATATTGATGGGAATTTATCTACAACCGGAACAACAAAGAGCAAAGGCGAAATTAGTACGCAAAGCAACGTCTCAGCAAGTGGCGACATCAAAGGTGGCAAAATTAGCTTACAAAATCACGTCCACGTTGCACAAGGTGAAAAAGCACGAACAAGTAAGGCAACTGTATAA
- a CDS encoding GPW/gp25 family protein, with protein sequence MNRFTGGKITSETEHIKQSIADILLTPIGSRLQRRDYGSRIPELIDRPMNPILLLQLAASAVMALNKWEPRIIISQFKPQITSNGINCTIVCRTKDQNNIINYDDVWLGGKA encoded by the coding sequence ATGAATCGATTTACAGGCGGAAAAATCACAAGCGAAACAGAACACATCAAACAGTCGATTGCGGATATTTTGTTGACACCAATCGGCTCACGTTTACAACGCCGAGATTATGGTAGCCGTATCCCTGAACTTATCGACCGACCAATGAACCCAATCTTATTATTACAACTCGCAGCAAGCGCAGTGATGGCATTAAACAAGTGGGAACCTCGAATCATCATTAGTCAATTTAAGCCCCAAATCACATCGAATGGGATTAATTGCACCATTGTATGCAGAACAAAAGATCAAAATAACATCATTAACTATGATGATGTGTGGTTAGGCGGTAAAGCATGA
- a CDS encoding baseplate assembly protein, with the protein MSEIIDLKNLPAPKVVQELNYETLLGQRKEKFLSLQENDDARQHWQIRLQLESEPVVKLLEENAYLELLLRSRINESAKAVMLAYATGADLDQLGALFGVARLLIHAEDLTTRPPISAQYEDDDRYRIRIQMSLEGLTTAGSRASYEFHALSTSAKVKDVDVTSPTAGTVKVVILSTEGQGTANSELISAVEKQLNAEHIRPLTDTVLVESAVILPYEIHATLTLYPSVLESAVMTNINQAITHYVKKQHALGIDITRSGIFAALHQEGVQNVQLAQPLADLIVQPNQAAYCTQIQINVGGRDE; encoded by the coding sequence ATGAGTGAAATCATTGATCTAAAAAACCTCCCCGCCCCCAAAGTTGTACAAGAGCTGAACTATGAAACCTTACTTGGACAACGTAAAGAAAAATTTCTATCGCTACAAGAAAATGACGATGCACGACAGCATTGGCAGATTCGGTTGCAGTTAGAAAGTGAACCGGTTGTTAAATTACTGGAAGAAAATGCATATTTAGAATTATTGCTGCGTTCTCGTATTAACGAATCCGCCAAAGCCGTCATGCTTGCCTATGCTACAGGGGCGGATTTAGACCAATTAGGAGCCTTATTTGGAGTGGCTCGATTGTTAATTCATGCCGAAGACTTAACCACGCGGCCGCCCATCTCGGCACAATATGAAGACGATGACCGTTACCGTATACGCATACAAATGTCGCTAGAAGGTTTAACCACAGCAGGAAGCCGTGCAAGCTATGAGTTTCATGCACTTTCTACTTCGGCAAAAGTAAAAGATGTTGATGTTACAAGCCCAACGGCCGGCACGGTTAAAGTGGTAATTTTATCCACCGAAGGGCAAGGTACTGCAAATAGTGAACTTATTTCCGCCGTAGAAAAGCAACTAAATGCCGAACATATTCGGCCACTAACGGACACCGTACTAGTCGAAAGTGCAGTGATTTTACCTTATGAAATCCACGCAACACTCACGCTTTACCCCTCTGTGCTAGAAAGTGCGGTGATGACAAATATCAATCAAGCCATTACCCATTATGTGAAAAAACAACACGCACTTGGCATTGATATAACTCGTTCAGGTATTTTCGCTGCTCTACATCAAGAAGGCGTACAGAACGTGCAATTGGCTCAACCGCTTGCAGATTTAATCGTACAGCCAAACCAAGCGGCATATTGCACACAAATTCAAATTAACGTAGGTGGTCGAGATGAATAG
- a CDS encoding phage tail protein I → MNSYLLPTGSTKLEKQLSNTFSAISEIPVPIHLLWSAKHCPIDLLPWLAWSLSIDEWDDEWSEESKRQAILNSIHVHKHKGTISAIRRVMKSVGYGEVDIIENQSLKTWNGELNFDGLETFEHEEMHWAEYKIVLHQPITIEESKQVRRILNENAPARCHLVAFNFTRAGHRWNGEINFDGNFTFGEV, encoded by the coding sequence ATGAATAGCTATCTACTGCCTACGGGCTCAACTAAGTTAGAAAAACAATTATCAAATACGTTTTCAGCAATTTCAGAAATACCTGTTCCGATTCACCTCTTATGGAGCGCAAAGCATTGCCCTATAGACCTCTTGCCATGGCTTGCCTGGTCTCTTTCAATTGATGAATGGGATGACGAATGGAGCGAAGAAAGCAAACGACAAGCCATTTTAAATAGCATTCATGTTCACAAACACAAGGGCACAATTTCGGCGATTCGCCGTGTGATGAAATCCGTGGGTTATGGTGAGGTAGATATTATCGAAAACCAGTCTCTTAAAACATGGAATGGCGAACTGAATTTTGATGGTCTAGAAACCTTCGAACATGAAGAAATGCACTGGGCAGAATACAAAATTGTGCTACATCAGCCCATTACTATTGAAGAATCAAAACAAGTGCGGCGAATTTTAAATGAAAATGCCCCTGCACGCTGTCATTTGGTTGCATTCAATTTTACACGGGCAGGCCATCGGTGGAATGGCGAGATCAATTTCGATGGAAACTTTACTTTTGGAGAAGTATAA
- a CDS encoding phage tail protein — MGKITEQQQWEEDIYLIEKQDKVLGGELGVINIQAKQLANRTKYLKDQVDTINQNRTGYAPKASPAFTGVPTAPTAALGTNNTQIATTEFVKTAIAALVGSAPAALDTLEELARALAGDANLKATLLAEIGKKANATDFNALHDLFIGIPIPYPLSTVPTGCLAMNGQQFDTRRYPKLAQKYPSGQLPDMRGEFIRGWDNGRGVDAGRDLLSWQYGSLLVQEAHYQVNNVVSPSGNTAENLGWDKTDSSLTNSIKMTTAVADNRAANWFAKPGSFAIDNQVPYVGMIRPRNITFNYICLAE; from the coding sequence ATGGGAAAAATTACTGAGCAACAACAATGGGAAGAGGATATTTATCTCATTGAAAAACAAGATAAGGTGCTAGGCGGAGAGCTTGGCGTAATTAACATTCAAGCAAAACAGCTCGCCAATCGAACCAAATATTTAAAAGACCAAGTAGACACCATCAACCAAAACCGCACAGGCTACGCCCCTAAAGCCAGCCCAGCGTTCACTGGCGTGCCAACCGCGCCAACAGCTGCATTAGGCACGAACAACACACAAATTGCCACAACCGAATTTGTAAAAACCGCAATTGCCGCATTGGTAGGTTCTGCGCCTGCAGCATTGGACACGTTGGAAGAATTAGCCCGTGCGTTAGCAGGCGATGCAAACTTAAAAGCGACGTTGCTTGCTGAAATCGGGAAAAAAGCCAACGCCACTGATTTTAATGCCTTACATGATTTATTTATTGGTATCCCTATTCCTTATCCGCTCTCTACCGTCCCAACAGGTTGCTTGGCTATGAACGGACAGCAATTTGATACTCGTCGTTATCCAAAATTGGCACAGAAATATCCGTCAGGGCAATTGCCGGATATGCGCGGTGAATTTATCCGTGGTTGGGATAATGGCCGTGGCGTTGACGCTGGACGGGATTTATTAAGTTGGCAATATGGCTCATTGTTAGTCCAAGAAGCGCACTACCAGGTCAACAACGTGGTATCTCCGTCTGGCAATACAGCCGAAAACCTCGGTTGGGATAAAACGGATTCCAGTTTAACTAATAGTATAAAGATGACAACGGCAGTTGCTGACAATCGGGCGGCCAACTGGTTCGCGAAGCCAGGCTCTTTTGCTATAGATAACCAGGTGCCTTATGTTGGGATGATTCGCCCGCGCAATATCACTTTTAACTATATCTGCTTGGCTGAGTAA
- a CDS encoding DNA helicase UvrD, which translates to MDIKLKLKRYGYHIVIAIDQLFNALTGGAADETLSSRTYRGAMLTPQPKKRWRVLYRVINGLFCDSNHCRTAYESEISGKQHDEQFSTQSTQ; encoded by the coding sequence ATGGACATTAAACTTAAACTAAAAAGATATGGTTATCATATTGTTATTGCGATTGACCAACTCTTTAATGCACTCACCGGTGGTGCGGCAGATGAAACCTTATCAAGCCGAACATACCGTGGGGCAATGTTAACACCACAACCGAAAAAGCGTTGGCGTGTGCTTTATCGAGTCATCAATGGCTTGTTCTGCGATAGCAATCACTGTCGTACAGCGTATGAAAGTGAAATCAGCGGCAAACAGCACGATGAACAATTTTCCACACAATCAACACAATAA
- a CDS encoding phage tail sheath subtilisin-like domain-containing protein → MSDEYLHGVKVTEIAEALRTLTTSSTAVIGLVATAPDADATVFPLNKPTLLTGITAEVQAKAGKQGTLSRALDGIADIVNCKVVVIRVEESDDESTMKANVIGTVDSEGNYTGLKAFLVSAAVCGVKPRIFCAPKYDSQDVTTELLSVAKKLNGFVYASCGSAKTKEEAVTYRRNFSQRELMLIFGDFLSFNPNTEQTEIDYAVVRAAAMRAYQDKEYGWHTSISNKGLTGVTGVTKPLSFDINDSATDVNYLNEQGITCCVNHNGFKLWGLRTCSADKLFIYENYTRTAQVLKDTIAQSFDWAVDKNISVMLVKEIVEAINAKWREYVAKGYLIGGKAFINSSLNTAATLKDAKLLVSYDYCPVPPLEQLGFNQYISDEYLVEFAAEIAKVGA, encoded by the coding sequence ATGTCTGATGAATATCTCCATGGGGTCAAGGTAACGGAAATTGCCGAAGCCTTGCGAACACTCACCACATCATCCACTGCTGTGATCGGTTTAGTGGCAACCGCACCTGATGCAGATGCAACTGTTTTCCCACTCAATAAACCCACTCTTTTAACCGGTATCACCGCAGAAGTCCAAGCGAAAGCCGGTAAACAAGGCACATTATCCCGTGCATTGGATGGCATTGCGGATATTGTAAATTGTAAAGTTGTGGTCATTCGTGTGGAAGAAAGCGATGACGAAAGCACAATGAAAGCAAACGTCATCGGCACAGTGGACAGCGAAGGCAATTACACTGGTTTAAAAGCGTTCTTAGTCTCTGCTGCCGTTTGTGGCGTGAAACCGCGTATTTTCTGCGCGCCGAAGTATGACAGCCAAGATGTCACCACCGAGCTTTTAAGCGTGGCGAAAAAATTGAATGGCTTTGTGTATGCATCGTGCGGTTCAGCAAAAACCAAAGAAGAAGCGGTCACTTATCGCCGCAATTTCTCACAACGCGAATTAATGCTGATTTTTGGGGACTTCTTGTCGTTTAACCCAAACACCGAGCAAACTGAAATCGATTATGCCGTGGTTCGTGCGGCAGCAATGCGTGCATATCAAGATAAAGAATACGGCTGGCACACCTCCATTTCGAACAAAGGCTTAACTGGCGTGACCGGTGTCACTAAGCCACTGTCATTCGACATTAATGACAGTGCAACCGATGTCAACTATCTAAACGAACAAGGCATCACCTGTTGCGTCAATCACAATGGCTTCAAATTATGGGGCTTACGCACCTGTTCAGCAGACAAATTATTCATCTACGAAAACTACACCCGCACCGCACAAGTGTTGAAAGACACCATCGCACAATCTTTTGATTGGGCTGTAGATAAAAACATCAGCGTAATGTTGGTGAAAGAAATCGTGGAAGCGATCAACGCGAAATGGCGCGAATATGTGGCGAAAGGTTACTTAATCGGCGGTAAAGCATTTATCAATTCATCACTGAACACTGCCGCCACATTAAAAGATGCAAAATTGCTTGTGTCTTATGATTACTGCCCTGTTCCGCCATTAGAACAATTAGGCTTTAACCAATACATCAGCGATGAATACCTTGTGGAATTCGCCGCAGAGATTGCCAAAGTAGGAGCATAA
- a CDS encoding phage major tail tube protein: MALPRKLKLMNFLADGNSYRGQVTEITQPKLAMKLEEYRAGGMIGPVKVNLGVEGLEAQFKMGGYMTELIKEFGGKIDGSALRFAGAYQQDDTEEVTAIELIMRGRFSEIDNGTSKSGDDTEQSYTVPLTYYKIIENGKDLVEIDLLNSIFIVGGTDRLAEHRSAIGI, from the coding sequence ATGGCTTTACCACGTAAATTAAAACTCATGAACTTCTTGGCAGACGGTAATTCTTACCGTGGTCAAGTCACCGAAATCACCCAACCTAAATTGGCAATGAAACTGGAAGAATACCGTGCAGGCGGCATGATTGGTCCAGTGAAAGTGAATTTAGGCGTGGAAGGCTTGGAAGCGCAATTCAAAATGGGCGGTTACATGACCGAACTCATTAAAGAATTTGGCGGCAAAATTGACGGTTCGGCATTACGTTTTGCGGGTGCATACCAACAAGACGACACAGAAGAAGTCACCGCCATTGAATTGATTATGCGTGGTCGTTTCAGTGAAATTGACAACGGCACAAGCAAATCAGGCGATGACACCGAACAAAGCTACACCGTGCCATTAACCTATTACAAAATCATCGAAAACGGCAAAGATTTGGTCGAGATTGATTTGCTCAACTCAATCTTTATTGTCGGCGGCACTGACCGTTTAGCAGAACACCGTTCAGCGATTGGCATCTAA
- a CDS encoding phage tail assembly protein, translating to MKNENSKVITLTNPLVRGENKITEITVNKPTVPALKGLKMFDVLQMDVDALQVLLTRVTNPVLHKSDFSTMEVADFTELAAVAVGFLGKNSEAEATE from the coding sequence ATGAAAAACGAAAACAGCAAAGTGATCACATTAACCAATCCACTTGTGCGTGGCGAAAACAAAATCACCGAAATCACCGTCAACAAACCCACCGTGCCGGCATTAAAAGGCTTAAAAATGTTTGACGTGTTGCAAATGGACGTGGATGCATTACAAGTGTTACTCACTCGCGTTACAAATCCTGTGTTGCATAAATCAGACTTTTCCACAATGGAAGTGGCAGACTTCACCGAGCTTGCGGCGGTGGCTGTCGGTTTTTTAGGGAAGAATTCGGAAGCGGAAGCGACCGAATAA
- a CDS encoding GpE family phage tail protein — MIAATVEDAMADIALIFHWQPQAFEQMTFAELMTWREKARERNETEND; from the coding sequence ATGATTGCCGCCACGGTAGAAGATGCCATGGCGGATATTGCACTGATTTTCCATTGGCAACCACAAGCCTTTGAGCAAATGACATTTGCCGAATTAATGACATGGCGAGAAAAAGCAAGGGAACGGAATGAAACAGAAAATGATTGA
- a CDS encoding phage tail protein — protein sequence MFQNFALAALGMFVFTRQTVPFQSLDRTSTWRHPTNAIVGAMPKSQFTGKESETVTIGGRLIPEITGGRFSIKALELMADSGGAFPLIDGATFEIIGFFVIENIQETRTEFFGDGAPRAIDFTMNLKRTDDPMLIAIADAIMGEF from the coding sequence ATGTTTCAAAACTTTGCTTTAGCCGCACTTGGTATGTTCGTTTTTACACGGCAAACCGTGCCTTTCCAAAGCTTAGACCGCACATCAACGTGGCGACATCCAACTAATGCGATTGTGGGTGCTATGCCAAAATCACAATTCACCGGTAAGGAAAGCGAAACCGTGACAATCGGCGGACGACTTATCCCCGAAATCACGGGCGGAAGATTTTCCATTAAAGCGTTGGAATTAATGGCAGACAGTGGCGGTGCCTTTCCGCTAATTGATGGTGCAACCTTTGAAATTATCGGTTTTTTTGTGATCGAAAACATCCAAGAAACCCGCACAGAATTCTTTGGTGATGGTGCGCCACGTGCGATTGACTTCACCATGAACCTAAAACGCACTGACGACCCAATGTTGATTGCCATTGCTGATGCAATAATGGGGGAATTCTAA